A stretch of Raphanus sativus cultivar WK10039 unplaced genomic scaffold, ASM80110v3 Scaffold0650, whole genome shotgun sequence DNA encodes these proteins:
- the LOC130502671 gene encoding uncharacterized protein LOC130502671, protein MSKRKRPEPKSSSSSGGINEDEKNILGFIRSKQGKGATTYEMRTATKIQPTLVTRALTSLKKSKLIKEVPNMNNKGIKHFLAVEFEPCKELTGGDWYTDGALDVSKIQGLKEICVRILEKLKSKVVTLDVIHSYFDKASEADRLTREQTREILKNLVLDNVVMEVKSNGLTDFSATRIGEICYKLTGKKGGGGEARDGAFASVPCGACPHIGLCTPDGVISPSTCVYFQKWLDF, encoded by the coding sequence ATGAGTAAACGAAAACGACCAGAGCcgaaatcatcatcatcaagcgGCGGCATAAACGAAGACGAAAAAAACATCCTCGGCTTCATCCGAAGCAAGCAAGGCAAGGGAGCAACCACGTACGAGATGAGAACAGCCACGAAGATCCAACCAACCCTCGTGACACGAGCCCTGACTTCCCTCAAGAAGAGCAAGCTCATCAAAGAAGTCCCCAACATGAACAACAAGGGCATCAAACACTTCCTCGCCGTCGAGTTCGAGCCCTGCAAGGAGCTCACGGGAGGTGACTGGTACACCGACGGGGCCCTCGACGTGTCCAAGATCCAAGGCCTCAAGGAGATCTGCGTCAGGATACTCGAGAAGCTGAAGAGCAAGGTGGTGACGCTCGACGTGATACACTCGTATTTCGATAAGGCGAGCGAGGCGGACAGGTTGACGAGGGAGCAGACGAGGGAGATACTCAAGAACTTGGTTTTGGATAATGTGGTGATGGAGGTGAAGAGCAACGGGCTTACTGATTTTTCCGCGACGAGGATCGGGGAGATTTGTTATAAGCTGACGGGGAAGAAGGGAGGTGGTGGGGAGGCGAGGGATGGTGCTTTTGCTTCGGTGCCTTGTGGGGCTTGTCCGCATATAGGGCTTTGTACACCTGATGGTGTTATCTCCCCTTCAACGTGTGTTTACTTCCAGAAATGGTTAGACTTttag